In uncultured Desulfobacter sp., one DNA window encodes the following:
- a CDS encoding glycosyltransferase family 4 protein produces MKKKQILIIAPSINVKGGISTVVKGHLGSELSNKYQIFRVSSHKDGNKLIKLLTAVKGAVRIIFYLLSKHIDIVHIHGSDPLSSLRKYFLFRIVEQFNCKTIYHFHGASFLESYVSKSPFFQHKINYLFRNVDRVICLSNTWEKQIAELIPGTARTVVIQNTVSLPERRTEKDHQEKKEVYILFLGLIGDRKGIFDLLKVMVKLKKAGHRLKLYVGGNGDVNKLEQTIDSLNIRDMVAYKGWVTGKDKETLYLNSDLYVLPSYGEGMPMSILEAMSYGLPVISTDVGGIPDLIEDDKTGFLIEPGDLHGMFNKIEILIKDRKLRSRMGMNARKKIEKEYNFDANISKLDALYQTLIAD; encoded by the coding sequence ATGAAAAAGAAGCAGATTCTTATCATTGCACCTTCTATAAATGTGAAAGGCGGTATAAGCACTGTAGTAAAAGGGCATTTAGGGTCTGAGTTGTCAAACAAATATCAAATTTTCAGGGTCTCATCTCACAAAGATGGTAATAAGCTCATAAAGCTGCTGACGGCAGTGAAAGGTGCTGTTCGTATAATTTTTTATCTTCTGTCAAAGCACATTGATATCGTACACATTCATGGAAGCGACCCCTTAAGTTCGCTTCGAAAATATTTCTTGTTTAGAATAGTAGAGCAATTTAATTGCAAAACTATTTATCATTTCCACGGCGCATCTTTCCTTGAAAGTTATGTGTCTAAGTCCCCTTTTTTTCAGCATAAGATAAATTATTTGTTTCGAAATGTGGACAGAGTTATCTGTTTATCAAATACATGGGAGAAACAAATAGCGGAACTCATCCCCGGCACTGCGCGAACTGTTGTCATTCAAAATACAGTTAGCCTGCCGGAACGCAGGACCGAAAAAGATCATCAAGAAAAAAAGGAAGTGTATATTCTTTTTCTCGGACTAATTGGCGATAGAAAGGGGATTTTCGATCTGTTAAAAGTTATGGTCAAGTTAAAAAAGGCCGGCCACCGTCTCAAATTATATGTCGGAGGAAACGGTGACGTTAACAAATTAGAGCAAACAATAGATTCTTTGAATATAAGAGATATGGTCGCCTATAAAGGATGGGTTACTGGTAAGGATAAAGAAACCCTTTATCTGAATTCTGATCTATATGTTCTTCCATCTTACGGAGAGGGAATGCCGATGTCGATTTTAGAAGCCATGTCATATGGTTTGCCTGTCATTTCAACCGATGTCGGAGGAATTCCGGACTTGATAGAGGATGATAAAACCGGCTTCCTAATTGAACCGGGAGATCTTCATGGGATGTTTAATAAAATTGAAATCTTGATTAAAGATAGAAAATTAAGAAGCCGGATGGGGATGAACGCCAGGAAGAAAATTGAAAAAGAATATAATTTTGATGCCAATATTTCTAAATTGGATGCGCTTTATCAAACGCTTATAGCTGACTGA
- a CDS encoding CapA family protein — protein MEISFIGDVMLSRFVASQFEKTRYQVLDKTIVEKLSESDFVIGNLESPMVESAVSDGDHLSFKGNPALLNQFSFVNCFSLANNHINDCGLLGMNETIKFLDQKQIPWNGLYKDEYEPFLFEKDGFKCALFTCTDMMNHPIPKECPWNVLSIDDDSLDELIARYKDERYYVILYAHVGMLFTRFPNPVIRALLHKKIDAGADLIVTAHSHALGGMEYYKNKPIFHSIGDFVMDGNSYRRRQAAILKIKIGENSLLDWNILPTQIDYNFKTNFPISKIELKMKKSWEFVSEKLKQHTDDYTSFYKVQYKKEMLLHTISTLKFLLDTKGIRGMLLLIYKRFEEVKRMKDWITKDRSHERMDEDAISPDRKRHTQKDLFDID, from the coding sequence ATGGAAATATCATTCATTGGCGATGTTATGCTATCGAGATTTGTCGCCAGTCAATTTGAAAAAACTCGATATCAGGTTTTGGATAAAACCATTGTGGAGAAATTGTCGGAATCTGATTTTGTTATTGGAAATTTGGAATCTCCTATGGTTGAATCTGCAGTCTCCGATGGAGATCACCTTTCTTTTAAGGGTAATCCAGCGTTACTTAATCAATTCTCATTTGTTAATTGTTTTTCACTGGCCAATAATCACATAAATGATTGCGGGCTTCTCGGAATGAATGAGACAATTAAATTTTTAGATCAAAAACAGATTCCCTGGAATGGTTTGTACAAAGATGAATATGAGCCGTTTCTTTTTGAAAAAGATGGGTTCAAATGTGCACTTTTTACATGTACTGATATGATGAACCACCCAATTCCAAAAGAGTGCCCATGGAACGTTCTTTCAATAGACGATGACAGTTTGGATGAACTGATAGCACGTTATAAGGATGAAAGATATTATGTCATATTGTATGCTCATGTTGGAATGCTTTTTACAAGATTTCCTAATCCGGTTATTAGGGCACTATTACATAAAAAAATAGACGCCGGAGCGGATTTGATCGTTACTGCACACTCTCATGCTTTGGGCGGTATGGAATACTATAAAAACAAACCGATTTTCCATTCAATTGGTGATTTTGTCATGGATGGTAACTCATATAGAAGAAGGCAAGCCGCCATTTTAAAAATAAAAATAGGCGAAAATTCTTTATTGGATTGGAACATTCTCCCTACTCAGATTGATTATAATTTTAAAACGAATTTCCCAATTTCAAAAATTGAACTAAAAATGAAAAAAAGCTGGGAATTTGTCAGCGAAAAATTAAAACAACATACTGATGATTATACCTCCTTTTATAAAGTTCAATACAAAAAAGAAATGCTGTTGCATACGATAAGTACTTTGAAATTCCTTTTGGATACCAAGGGGATACGGGGTATGCTTCTTTTAATTTATAAAAGATTTGAAGAGGTTAAAAGAATGAAGGACTGGATAACAAAGGATCGTTCT
- a CDS encoding oligosaccharide flippase family protein, with translation MDKIIHLIKTSTFLKNVGTLISGKGLEAIIGFGLMPVVTRIFSPDDYGVAASLTATATILIPLATLSYQSAIVFTKKIDQEAALFRIVLILACLLSFFVVVLVKVNDSLSLFTLESGLSDWLWVIPIYIIIRGTYVCFEQMLIKRREFKWLSSSGVFSVSAAMVIRLVWGGLQGSCVGILITAYVSGFIIKVGVCASRIKNLKNFLLSRLEYRTLIAVAREYSDFPKFQMVGSFFRSMANNLPVTLFVTLYSPEVAGVYAMTLALSRRPLEMLLVSYRSVFIQESARIQDDFKLLRKLFLKHTLAISIIGGSSSLILFEGAPKLLPWMLGPKWAGVGIYLQILVPWLFSLLLCLPAASMYIVMRKQRIWAKIIIFESLLRVLVIPVGSYTNLTIETILWGYSIIGAISGIVTVLIVDKLLVEGGKG, from the coding sequence GTGGACAAAATAATACATCTAATAAAAACATCCACTTTTTTAAAGAATGTTGGAACGTTAATTAGCGGCAAGGGCCTAGAAGCGATTATTGGTTTTGGACTTATGCCGGTTGTAACAAGGATTTTTTCTCCGGATGACTATGGTGTTGCCGCCAGTTTGACCGCCACTGCAACAATACTAATCCCATTGGCAACCCTTTCCTATCAATCTGCCATTGTCTTTACAAAAAAAATTGACCAGGAAGCTGCTTTGTTCAGAATTGTTTTAATTTTGGCTTGTCTGCTTTCTTTTTTTGTCGTGGTACTTGTAAAGGTAAATGACTCGTTGTCTCTATTCACTTTGGAATCTGGTTTAAGCGATTGGCTTTGGGTTATTCCAATTTACATTATCATCAGGGGAACTTATGTCTGTTTCGAGCAGATGCTGATTAAACGGCGGGAATTCAAGTGGTTATCAAGTTCCGGTGTTTTTAGTGTATCTGCTGCTATGGTGATCCGGTTGGTGTGGGGCGGATTACAGGGTTCCTGTGTTGGTATTCTAATTACGGCGTATGTGTCGGGTTTCATAATCAAGGTTGGGGTCTGTGCTTCAAGGATAAAAAATTTGAAAAATTTTCTTTTAAGCCGCTTGGAATATCGAACTTTGATTGCCGTTGCCCGGGAGTATAGCGACTTCCCCAAATTTCAAATGGTTGGATCTTTTTTTAGATCAATGGCAAATAATCTTCCTGTTACTTTATTTGTGACTCTGTATTCACCGGAGGTTGCCGGCGTTTATGCAATGACACTGGCATTAAGCCGCAGGCCCTTAGAGATGCTTCTGGTCAGTTACAGATCGGTCTTTATCCAGGAAAGCGCACGAATACAAGACGATTTCAAATTACTCAGAAAACTGTTTTTAAAGCACACTTTGGCCATTTCCATTATTGGGGGAAGTAGTTCTTTAATCCTATTCGAGGGGGCTCCAAAGCTGCTTCCATGGATGCTTGGTCCAAAATGGGCCGGCGTCGGTATATATCTGCAGATCCTGGTTCCCTGGTTATTCTCTTTGCTGTTGTGTCTGCCTGCAGCAAGTATGTATATTGTTATGAGAAAGCAACGAATATGGGCTAAGATTATTATTTTTGAATCCCTTTTACGTGTGTTGGTTATACCTGTCGGCAGCTATACAAATTTAACCATTGAGACCATACTTTGGGGCTATTCTATTATTGGAGCAATTTCAGGAATTGTTACAGTATTGATTGTTGATAAACTCTTAGTGGAAGGGGGAAAGGGTTAA
- a CDS encoding sulfotransferase — protein sequence MGKNTNVNNLSSAPVFLYGSGRSGTTWLEERIAGALHAEVIFEPLQERLHAIANTYGFRYLAACENHPELQAYFQKLIMGDLKYFWTRYRILPNRLVPTVQTFSNTGPFKAWLKRFPEAFSLMTKYRSTLNRPRKIIKLIRANLMIGWMIKAFPVSLHIAIVRHPAAVIESRMRLDRVAQSVGGLKGANDWNAENLLNKYLQHPLPKDLKKSIRDVGPMEDLNLYERHCVLWCIENKLLFDNKSIVSQLICYEDLIDKNNQAWSNLADTINVVESKLKQGMEKPSQQSSKLNNLHQYRPSHSPIEKLKFIQGASCIHRLQDYLDLFCIKYYRADSLLPEHHFEN from the coding sequence TTGGGTAAAAATACAAATGTAAACAATCTATCCTCTGCACCTGTTTTTTTGTATGGTAGCGGACGAAGCGGCACCACATGGTTGGAGGAAAGGATCGCGGGGGCTTTACATGCAGAAGTTATTTTTGAACCGCTTCAGGAAAGGTTGCACGCTATAGCAAACACCTATGGGTTTCGGTATTTGGCTGCCTGCGAAAATCATCCGGAACTCCAGGCCTATTTTCAAAAACTGATTATGGGTGATCTTAAATATTTTTGGACACGATATCGTATACTGCCGAACCGTTTAGTGCCAACTGTTCAAACGTTCTCAAACACGGGGCCGTTTAAAGCCTGGCTCAAAAGATTTCCTGAAGCTTTCAGCCTAATGACTAAGTATCGCTCAACGCTAAACAGACCAAGAAAAATCATCAAACTGATCAGAGCTAATTTGATGATTGGCTGGATGATTAAAGCATTTCCTGTTTCATTGCACATTGCAATCGTCAGGCATCCGGCTGCTGTGATTGAATCCAGGATGAGGTTGGACCGCGTTGCCCAGAGTGTAGGGGGGCTTAAAGGCGCAAATGATTGGAACGCAGAAAATTTGCTGAATAAATATTTGCAACATCCACTACCAAAAGATTTAAAAAAAAGTATCAGGGATGTTGGGCCAATGGAAGACCTCAATTTATATGAACGCCATTGTGTTCTTTGGTGCATTGAAAACAAGCTGTTGTTTGATAATAAAAGTATCGTTTCACAATTGATCTGCTATGAAGATCTTATAGATAAAAATAATCAAGCTTGGAGTAACTTGGCCGATACAATAAATGTTGTGGAAAGTAAATTAAAGCAAGGCATGGAAAAGCCATCCCAACAGTCGTCTAAACTAAATAATTTACACCAATATAGACCGTCTCATAGCCCGATTGAAAAATTAAAATTTATCCAAGGCGCATCTTGTATACACAGATTACAGGATTATTTGGATCTTTTTTGCATTAAATATTATCGGGCAGATTCTTTATTACCTGAACACCATTTTGAGAATTAA
- a CDS encoding sulfotransferase, with product MALQHKWYKYKKLMTIRAKIYLRLIRLRAQLLKSRIKRSSQGELPDVLCVGVPKAATTWLYFNLRSYPDVFLPPQKELHFFSHKYYVESTNSVFNHLKKNSYWHFEFNLGDPVHWRWYKSQFKGGKHKIKIDITPTYCRVSKERIGQIKQQLPHTKIILIIRNPIERAWSGASYFMDRKKGKSMAALNLTQELLPWVLDAERLDYGNYIDMISNWDAFYDSKNIKYIFYDDINTDPEGTLNEIAAFMNIGKMTNTGNNKKDPNERINSDYKKINMPQEVKLKLKDIYFPHIEFLERRFSRDLSSWTK from the coding sequence ATGGCATTACAGCATAAGTGGTATAAATATAAGAAATTGATGACCATAAGAGCAAAAATTTACCTTCGGCTCATCAGGTTAAGGGCTCAGTTATTAAAATCAAGGATAAAACGAAGTAGTCAAGGTGAGCTTCCAGACGTTTTGTGTGTTGGTGTTCCAAAGGCGGCGACAACTTGGTTATATTTTAATCTGCGCAGCTATCCAGACGTTTTCCTCCCGCCGCAAAAAGAATTGCATTTTTTTTCACACAAATATTATGTAGAAAGCACAAATTCGGTATTCAACCATCTCAAAAAAAATTCTTATTGGCATTTTGAATTTAATCTGGGCGATCCGGTTCATTGGCGATGGTATAAATCTCAATTCAAAGGTGGTAAACATAAGATAAAAATAGATATAACACCGACGTATTGCCGAGTCTCTAAGGAAAGGATCGGACAAATCAAACAACAGCTACCCCATACAAAAATTATTTTAATTATAAGAAATCCTATAGAGAGAGCCTGGTCCGGCGCCAGCTATTTTATGGATCGCAAAAAAGGGAAAAGTATGGCTGCGTTGAATCTCACACAAGAGCTCCTGCCATGGGTTCTTGACGCGGAACGATTGGATTATGGTAATTATATCGATATGATCAGTAATTGGGATGCTTTTTATGATTCCAAAAATATTAAATATATTTTTTATGATGATATAAATACAGACCCGGAAGGAACATTGAATGAGATCGCAGCCTTTATGAATATTGGTAAAATGACCAATACGGGTAACAATAAAAAAGATCCAAATGAACGAATTAATTCTGACTATAAAAAGATAAATATGCCTCAGGAAGTAAAGTTAAAACTCAAAGACATATATTTCCCCCATATAGAATTTTTGGAACGCCGTTTTAGCAGAGATTTATCCTCGTGGACAAAATAA
- a CDS encoding sulfotransferase family 2 domain-containing protein — protein sequence MKDKTVFAFVHIEKAAGTTLNHILRNNFFPNYIDVRPLKNESTRIFKNDDLNVYMKINPCLKCISGHSIIPENLFVDNIKIKYFTVLRNPVHRYVSQFLHLVKIKSIKNDFEFFLSHSHFNNYQTKKIAGKEDLDSAKSILSNKMIEVGAVEEFDSFLLRLKKSLHPIKFDPTYTKKNITGSNAAKASLFDEYENEILHRNELDIKLYNYVLNQLIPERNNQYGQTVLKTDLERFRRDNVHTKTHVKNYADYIIRKGYYEPITGLIRKKSGMPAKGSY from the coding sequence ATGAAAGATAAAACGGTTTTTGCATTTGTACATATTGAAAAGGCGGCAGGGACAACACTTAATCATATCCTCAGAAATAATTTTTTCCCGAATTATATTGATGTAAGGCCCTTGAAAAATGAAAGTACGCGAATTTTTAAAAATGACGATTTAAATGTCTATATGAAAATAAATCCGTGTTTAAAGTGTATCTCAGGGCATTCGATTATTCCGGAAAATTTATTCGTAGATAACATCAAAATTAAATATTTCACTGTTTTAAGAAATCCAGTTCATCGATATGTATCTCAATTTCTACATTTGGTTAAAATTAAATCCATAAAAAATGATTTTGAGTTTTTTTTATCCCACAGCCACTTCAATAATTACCAGACAAAAAAAATTGCCGGAAAGGAGGATTTGGATAGCGCTAAGTCAATTCTGAGCAATAAAATGATCGAAGTCGGTGCGGTTGAAGAGTTTGATTCATTTTTATTACGGCTGAAAAAGTCTCTCCATCCAATAAAGTTTGACCCCACATATACGAAAAAAAATATAACCGGTAGTAATGCAGCTAAAGCAAGCTTATTTGACGAATATGAAAATGAAATTTTGCATCGTAATGAATTGGATATAAAACTTTACAACTATGTTTTGAATCAATTAATACCTGAGAGAAACAATCAATACGGTCAAACCGTCTTAAAAACCGATCTTGAGCGATTTCGAAGAGATAATGTGCATACGAAAACACATGTTAAAAATTATGCAGATTATATTATTCGAAAAGGTTATTACGAACCCATAACAGGACTAATCCGAAAGAAATCCGGCATGCCGGCTAAGGGATCATATTGA
- a CDS encoding glycosyltransferase family 4 protein codes for MKKKICFIGLDNYPVINPKYGSYYFGGESVQQTLLAKAFAGLGFEASMICMDYGQADKEVFDGVIVYKVFKETAGLPVLRFFWPRITSVWAALKRADADIYYQSCAGIWTGIVACFCKVHNKKMIFRLAHDTDCIPGEQLIRFWRDRKIYEYGLRNTHWVAAQSRHQQALLKKNYNINSTIINMIVEIPRLNPERSQDIDVLWVNNFRTFKRPEKVLELAKLCPELSITMIGGAVPGNEEMFMKLKGQSENIANLTFEGPVSYHKVNDYFLRSKLFINTSDSEGFPNSFLQAFARKIPVITFFDPDGVIEAKQMGKRCSDLNNMAETIKSLILNDSERERIGTNGYKYVNECYGPQKIIQNYSRMMSNA; via the coding sequence ATGAAAAAAAAAATTTGTTTTATAGGGCTGGATAATTATCCGGTGATAAATCCGAAATATGGAAGTTATTATTTTGGAGGTGAATCTGTTCAGCAAACCTTATTGGCAAAAGCCTTTGCCGGTCTGGGATTTGAAGCCAGTATGATTTGTATGGATTACGGCCAGGCAGATAAAGAGGTTTTCGATGGTGTGATCGTGTATAAAGTATTCAAAGAAACGGCAGGGCTGCCTGTATTACGTTTTTTTTGGCCGCGTATTACAAGCGTTTGGGCTGCTTTAAAACGCGCTGATGCAGATATCTATTATCAATCATGTGCTGGTATATGGACGGGTATCGTTGCTTGTTTTTGTAAAGTTCACAATAAAAAAATGATTTTCCGTTTAGCACATGATACCGATTGCATACCCGGAGAACAGTTGATTCGTTTTTGGCGGGATCGAAAAATATACGAGTATGGCTTGCGTAATACCCATTGGGTTGCAGCGCAAAGTAGACATCAGCAAGCCTTGCTAAAAAAGAATTATAATATCAATTCAACCATCATAAATATGATTGTCGAAATACCTCGGTTAAACCCTGAGCGCAGCCAGGACATTGATGTTTTATGGGTAAACAATTTCAGAACATTTAAACGCCCGGAAAAAGTTTTGGAACTTGCAAAGCTATGTCCTGAACTGTCGATTACGATGATTGGCGGAGCAGTTCCCGGCAATGAAGAGATGTTCATGAAACTTAAAGGGCAAAGTGAAAATATTGCCAACCTGACGTTTGAAGGACCCGTCTCCTATCATAAGGTTAATGACTATTTTTTACGATCAAAGCTTTTTATTAATACTTCTGATTCAGAAGGTTTTCCAAATTCGTTTCTTCAGGCTTTCGCACGAAAAATTCCAGTTATTACCTTTTTTGATCCAGACGGTGTCATAGAGGCAAAACAAATGGGGAAAAGATGTTCTGATCTAAATAACATGGCTGAAACGATCAAAAGCCTCATTCTGAATGACAGTGAGCGTGAACGGATAGGAACAAACGGATATAAATATGTTAATGAATGCTATGGACCCCAAAAAATAATTCAAAACTACAGCCGGATGATGAGCAATGCCTGA
- a CDS encoding XrtA system polysaccharide deacetylase: MNKSNIINLLTFDIEDWFHILDLPGTNSADQWKELESRVKKNTNKILDLLDQYQTKATFFILGWIAERHPDLVLEIYKKGHEVASHGYGHQMVTSLSKNEFRQDLLKSREILKNITGEYPVSYRCPGFSITRENDWALEEIAKCGFLYDASIYPGKHGHGGHPLFDSKIVKVQFKATKNELVEFPVSVASILGKEMCFSGGGYLRLLPLFLIQRKFNEFATADKSVVTYLHPREFDPNGPKLDMPLKRKFRSYVNVNSAEKKMICLLQKYNFTSLRHYFIRFSSKRYRTFII, translated from the coding sequence ATGAATAAATCAAATATTATCAATTTATTGACGTTTGATATTGAAGACTGGTTCCACATTCTTGATCTTCCCGGAACAAATTCGGCAGATCAATGGAAGGAACTGGAATCAAGGGTAAAAAAAAATACAAACAAAATTCTTGATTTGCTTGATCAATACCAGACAAAAGCCACTTTTTTCATCTTGGGCTGGATCGCTGAAAGGCATCCTGATCTTGTCTTAGAAATATATAAAAAAGGGCATGAGGTTGCATCTCACGGCTATGGTCACCAGATGGTTACCTCGCTGTCAAAGAATGAGTTTAGACAGGATTTGCTAAAATCCAGAGAGATACTTAAAAACATTACCGGAGAATATCCGGTCTCTTACAGATGTCCTGGATTCTCAATTACAAGGGAAAATGACTGGGCTCTTGAGGAAATCGCAAAGTGTGGCTTTTTATACGACGCCTCCATTTATCCGGGAAAACATGGCCATGGTGGGCATCCTTTATTTGATTCGAAAATAGTAAAGGTTCAATTTAAAGCAACCAAGAATGAATTAGTCGAATTCCCTGTATCGGTTGCATCGATTCTGGGTAAAGAGATGTGTTTCAGCGGTGGAGGATATTTAAGATTGCTGCCGCTGTTTCTGATTCAGAGAAAGTTTAATGAGTTTGCCACTGCCGACAAATCCGTTGTGACGTATTTGCATCCAAGGGAGTTTGATCCCAATGGCCCTAAGTTAGATATGCCTTTGAAACGGAAATTCAGGTCTTACGTTAACGTAAATAGTGCTGAAAAAAAAATGATATGCTTGCTTCAGAAGTATAATTTTACTTCTTTGCGCCATTATTTCATTCGTTTCTCTTCCAAAAGATACAGAACATTCATTATTTAA
- a CDS encoding glycosyltransferase: MPEKPNVLFLLPSLKRAGAETQMVDLINNINRKEFNIHVVTFLNDFSLLKRLNTKDINYQYIPRRSKFAVGYLFSLKTFIKKHNIRLIHCTIQFSLLVAWLSLAITLFKKKIKLICAIHTTINVRLKGDLIDRFIYSKLLRQCEEIIFVCRAQRDYWVAKYPELKKASKVVYNGVDIRRYDPEICEVQGTRLIESLNISPECRIIACIAGFRPEKRHDKLLRVFARLPNDYRLLLAGDGPLKQEMEDYATQLGVMERTYFLGNMSDVRPVLAVADITVLASTAVETFSIAMLESLSMNTPVIAPDIGGLKEAIGLSPCNGAVYSIGNEDAFYKAIIQFDNSCEEKRCESPRGCVKRYFDNRHMARQTVRIISKSMHRG, encoded by the coding sequence ATGCCTGAAAAGCCCAACGTATTATTCTTACTACCGTCGTTGAAAAGAGCCGGTGCAGAAACACAGATGGTTGATTTGATAAATAATATCAATCGAAAAGAGTTCAATATCCATGTTGTAACTTTTCTAAATGATTTTTCTTTATTAAAGCGGCTCAATACAAAAGACATCAATTATCAATATATTCCGAGGCGATCAAAATTTGCAGTGGGATACCTTTTTTCACTGAAGACTTTTATTAAAAAGCATAACATTAGACTCATCCATTGTACTATACAATTTTCTCTTCTTGTTGCGTGGTTAAGTTTGGCAATAACTCTTTTCAAAAAAAAAATCAAATTAATCTGTGCCATTCATACAACAATTAATGTCCGCCTTAAAGGCGACCTGATCGACCGCTTCATTTACTCCAAATTGTTACGCCAATGTGAAGAAATTATTTTTGTCTGCAGGGCGCAAAGGGACTACTGGGTGGCCAAGTATCCTGAGTTAAAAAAGGCATCTAAGGTGGTTTATAACGGTGTAGATATACGACGATACGACCCTGAAATTTGTGAAGTGCAAGGCACAAGGCTGATAGAGAGCCTGAACATTTCACCAGAGTGTCGGATAATTGCCTGTATCGCCGGTTTTCGTCCTGAAAAACGACATGATAAGCTTTTGCGGGTATTTGCCAGGTTACCAAATGATTACAGATTATTATTAGCCGGCGATGGACCACTAAAACAGGAAATGGAAGATTACGCAACCCAATTGGGTGTGATGGAAAGAACATATTTTTTGGGCAATATGTCTGATGTGAGGCCGGTTCTTGCTGTCGCCGATATTACGGTTTTGGCATCAACGGCAGTAGAAACATTTTCCATAGCAATGCTTGAGTCTCTTTCTATGAATACACCTGTCATTGCGCCTGATATAGGCGGTTTAAAAGAGGCGATTGGGCTATCGCCATGCAATGGGGCAGTCTATTCTATAGGTAATGAAGACGCCTTTTACAAAGCAATTATCCAATTTGATAACTCTTGTGAGGAAAAACGATGTGAGTCTCCAAGAGGTTGCGTGAAAAGATATTTCGATAACCGCCATATGGCAAGACAGACGGTTCGCATAATAAGCAAGAGTATGCATAGGGGGTAA
- a CDS encoding O-antigen ligase family protein, giving the protein MDLSYGHASQLIAGLLLGIMMFTACFIISPKKIFAVLIILIPFQIISSQYGTLNMVLVYLIFLAFLISSKIKFWPFLLSVCCIFFIYICSTIFAPKNTWFNHTIYLITVGSDFALFYITYNMFSRDSDLKYALRLLMIMNAFAIVYSLVVFFFGAERIAFLGVSEWALNHNTMERVRLLGAFNSPGVTAIFFASQMMFLLYAAFFTEKGKLKYFCYLMVLINFALVVAEGSRGSFFALAIMLPVLIFMLKPGIGVIKVTRLAIIGSLCFVALAFYVVFQTDHNRLFEKITGTEVNALGIPDTRQQAFEMTFKELNEKIMFGHGPTIQLLIEAQKNQNIIFGQSRGLQVFPHNLILYLLYTIGVLGLVAYGVFFFLILFKLLKAKHNQHPDNSIKYVPVLGIAYLGLLFLDQLKIEYLRFMFSDYQQYVFYLLGMLTAFAKIASSKEPQTNTMDRI; this is encoded by the coding sequence ATGGACTTAAGCTACGGCCATGCCAGTCAATTAATTGCGGGATTACTTTTGGGAATCATGATGTTTACCGCATGCTTTATCATTTCCCCCAAAAAAATATTTGCTGTATTAATTATACTAATCCCTTTTCAGATCATATCTTCCCAATATGGGACTCTAAATATGGTTTTGGTATATCTAATATTTTTGGCCTTTTTAATCAGCTCAAAAATCAAGTTTTGGCCTTTTCTCCTAAGTGTGTGTTGTATTTTTTTCATTTATATTTGTTCCACTATATTTGCTCCAAAAAACACATGGTTTAATCACACCATATATTTAATTACCGTTGGTTCTGATTTTGCTCTGTTTTATATTACATACAACATGTTCTCCAGAGACTCAGATCTCAAATATGCATTGCGCTTATTGATGATTATGAATGCATTTGCCATCGTTTATTCATTGGTTGTTTTTTTCTTTGGGGCTGAGCGTATAGCATTTCTAGGCGTAAGTGAGTGGGCATTGAACCATAACACCATGGAAAGAGTTCGTCTTTTGGGTGCATTTAATTCACCGGGCGTAACAGCCATTTTTTTTGCAAGCCAGATGATGTTTTTGCTATACGCGGCCTTTTTTACTGAGAAAGGGAAGTTAAAGTATTTCTGCTATTTAATGGTGCTTATTAACTTCGCGTTGGTCGTTGCTGAGGGTAGCAGGGGCAGTTTTTTCGCTCTGGCTATAATGCTGCCGGTTTTAATCTTTATGTTAAAACCGGGTATTGGTGTTATCAAAGTAACCCGATTGGCAATTATCGGCTCTCTGTGCTTTGTGGCCTTAGCTTTTTATGTTGTATTTCAAACAGATCATAATAGGCTTTTTGAAAAAATAACCGGGACAGAGGTAAATGCACTTGGGATACCGGACACAAGGCAACAAGCTTTTGAGATGACATTTAAAGAACTAAATGAAAAAATTATGTTTGGCCATGGCCCAACCATCCAATTGCTTATTGAGGCACAAAAAAACCAAAATATAATATTCGGCCAGTCAAGAGGGCTGCAGGTTTTTCCGCATAATTTGATTTTATATCTCCTTTATACAATTGGTGTGTTAGGTCTTGTTGCTTATGGTGTTTTTTTCTTTTTGATATTGTTTAAACTGCTCAAAGCAAAACACAATCAACATCCTGACAATTCAATTAAATATGTACCTGTATTAGGCATTGCTTATCTCGGATTGCTTTTTTTGGATCAACTTAAAATCGAATACCTGCGCTTTATGTTTTCCGATTATCAACAATATGTATTTTACCTATTGGGAATGTTGACAGCTTTTGCAAAAATAGCCTCGTCAAAAGAGCCGCAAACAAATACGATGGACAGAATATGA